From the Calonectris borealis chromosome 12, bCalBor7.hap1.2, whole genome shotgun sequence genome, one window contains:
- the LOC142087373 gene encoding dual specificity protein phosphatase 22-A-like produces MGSGMSKIVKGLYLGNIRDSEDRENLVRNGVTHILSVHNSAKPVLEDMTYLCISASDSSGQNLLQHFKECIKFIHECRLGGGGCLVHCLAGVSRSTTILVAYLMTVTELGWEDCLAATKAVRSYVSPNFGFQQQLQEYEVTLLQEYRAWIRRDYGRNPFKDQEELQCLLARQEQRQKEQQLGSRDCSCRHPPAPASPLPCHAGGTGRSRRMNR; encoded by the exons ATTGTCAAAGGCCTCTACCTCGGGAACATCCGCG ACTCTGAGGATCGGGAAAACCTGGTGAGGAACGGGGTGACGCACATCCTCTCCGTCCACAACAGTGCCAAGCCGGTGCTAGAG GACATGACCTATCTCTGTATCTCGGCCTCGGATTCATCCGGTCAAAACCT GCTGCAGCATTTTAAGGAGTGCATCAAGTTCATCCACGAATGCCGGCTCGGTGGGGGAGGCTGCCTCGTCCATTG CCTGGCTGGGGTCTCCCGCAGCACCACCATCCTGGTAGCTTACCTCATGACGGTGACCGAGCTCGGCTGGGAGGACTGCCTGGCCGCCACCAAGGCCGTGCGGTCCTACGTCAGCCCCAACTTtggcttccagcagcagctgcaggagtaCGAGGTGACTTTGCTGCAGGAG TACCGCGCCTGGATCCGCCGCGACTACGGCAGGAACCCGTTCAAGGACCAGGAGGAGCTGCAGTGCTTGCTGGCccggcaggagcagaggcagaaggagcagcagctggggagcagggattGCTCCTGCCGCCACCCTCCAGCCcccgcctccccgctcccctgccaCGCAGGTGGCACCGGCAGAAGCAGACGGATGAATAGATAA
- the IRF8 gene encoding interferon regulatory factor 8 isoform X3: protein MCDRNGGRRLRQWLIEQIDSELYPGLIWENEEKTMFRIPWKHAGKQDYNQEVDASIFKAWAVFKGKFKEGDKAEPATWKTRLRCALNKSPDFEEVTDRSQLDISEPYKVYRIVPEEEQKCKAGIANGSSLNDVTEMDCNSSAIDDLIKEPPCVDEYLGIIKRSPSPPQETCRNPLIPDWWVQQPSPALPLMNGYSGYEQHHSGYSQMVISFYYGGRLVGHITTSCTEGCRISLSQPSSHGEKLYAPDALEHVQFPSADAIQNDRQKQITRKLFGHLERGVLLHSNKQGIFIKRLCQGRVFWSGNTMVYKDRPNKLDRDEVVKIFDTNVFFRELQQFYNNQGRFPDSRVMLCFGEEFPDAVPLRCKLILVQKQGSSFNPWSHRPLGCLSWSGGRHEDRLIHSLLRGA, encoded by the exons ATGTGCGACCGCAacggcgggcggcggctccggcaGTGGCTGATCGAGCAGATCGATAGCGAGCTGTACCCTGGGCTCATCTGGGAGAACGAGGAGAAAACCATGTTCCGCATCCCGTGGAAACACGCCGGGAAGCAGGACTACAACCAGGAGGTGGATGCCTCTATTTTCAAG gCCTGGGCTGTTTTCAAAGGCAAGTTCAAAGAAGGCGACAAAGCGGAGCCGGCCACGTGGAAGACACGACTGCGCTGCGCCTTGAACAAGAGCCCCGACTTTGAGGAGGTGACGGACCGGTCCCAGCTGGACATCTCTGAGCCCTACAAGGTCTACAGGATCGTGCCGGAGGAGGAACAGAAAT GCAAAGCGGGCATTGCCAACGGGAGCAGCCTGAATGACGTCACGGAGATGGACTGCAATTCCTCTGCAATCGATGACCTCATTAAAGAG CCCCCCTGCGTAGATGAATACCTGGGGATCATCAAGAGAAGCCCCTCACCCCCCCAGGAGACCTGCAGAAACCCCCTGATACCCGACTGGTGGGTGCAGCAGCCCAGCCCCG CGTTGCCCCTGATGAACGGATACTCCGGCTACGAGCAGCATCATTCGG GTTACTCCCAGATGGTGATCAGCTTCTACTACGGCGGGAGGTTGGTGGGCCACATCACCACCTCGTGCACCGAGGGCTGCCGGATCTCGCTCAGCCAGCCCTCCAGCCACGGCGAGAAGCTGTACGCCCCAGATGCCCTGGAGCACGTGCAGTTCCCCTCGGCCGATGCCATCCAGAATGACCGCCAGAAGCAGATCACCAGGAAGCTCTTTGGGCATCTGGAGAGGGGCGTCCTGCTGCACAGCAACAAGCAGGGCATCTTCATCAAGaggctgtgccagggcagggtCTTCTGGAGCGGGAACACCATGGTCTACAAGGACAGGCCCAACAAACTGGACCGGGATGAGGTGGTGAAGATATTTGACACCAATGTGTTCTTCAGAG agctgcagcagtttTACAACAACCAGGGCCGCTTCCCGGACAGCAGAGTCATGCTGTGCTTCGGAGAGGAGTTCCCAGACGCCGTGCCCCTGCGGTGTAAGCTCATCCTTGTCCAG AAGCAGGGCTCTAGCTTCAACCCCTGGAGCCACAGACCTTTGGGGTGCCTGAGTTGGTCGGGTGGCAGGCATGAGGATCGGCTTATCCACAGCCTCCTGAGAGGTGCTTGA